The following are encoded in a window of Solibacillus sp. FSL R7-0668 genomic DNA:
- the dat gene encoding D-amino-acid transaminase, which yields MSYSLLNDQIVKNEEIVIDKEDRGYQFGDGVYEVVKVYNGELFTATEHIDRFYASAEKIRIAIPYTKDKLHQLLHQLVEANQVDTGHVYFQITRGACPRNHIFPGDEVKPVLTGNTKENPRPVANFEKGVKTTFVEDIRWLRCDIKSLNLLGAVLAKQEAHEKGCYEAILHRGETITEGSASNIYGVKDGVLYTHPADNLILNGITRQVILTCAAEIGMPVKEEAMTKQQLLAMDEAIVSSTTSEVTPIIDIDGTPIGNGTPGEWTRKLQAQFETKIPKGIKA from the coding sequence ATGAGCTATAGTTTATTAAATGATCAAATCGTGAAAAATGAGGAAATTGTAATCGATAAGGAGGACCGCGGTTACCAATTTGGTGATGGGGTTTATGAAGTTGTAAAAGTATATAATGGAGAATTATTTACAGCGACTGAGCATATTGACCGTTTTTATGCGAGCGCAGAAAAAATTCGCATCGCAATTCCATATACAAAGGATAAGTTACATCAATTATTGCATCAATTAGTGGAAGCAAACCAAGTGGATACAGGTCATGTGTACTTCCAAATTACGCGCGGTGCTTGCCCACGTAATCACATCTTCCCAGGTGATGAAGTAAAGCCCGTTTTAACAGGGAACACAAAAGAAAACCCACGTCCAGTGGCAAACTTTGAAAAGGGCGTCAAAACAACATTTGTAGAAGATATTCGTTGGTTACGTTGCGATATTAAATCACTGAATTTATTAGGGGCAGTGCTTGCAAAACAAGAGGCGCATGAAAAAGGATGCTATGAGGCGATTTTACACCGCGGTGAAACGATTACAGAAGGCTCAGCTTCTAATATTTATGGTGTGAAGGATGGTGTCTTATACACACATCCAGCAGATAACCTTATTTTAAATGGGATTACACGCCAAGTGATTTTAACATGTGCAGCTGAGATTGGGATGCCGGTAAAAGAAGAAGCGATGACAAAACAGCAGTTACTTGCGATGGATGAGGCGATTGTTTCATCGACAACTTCTGAAGTAACACCAATTATCGATATCGATGGCACACCTATTGGCAACGGTACACCAGGGGAATGGACACGTAAATTACAAGCCCAATTCGAAACAAAGATTCCTAAAGGGATTAAAGCATAA
- the pepV gene encoding dipeptidase PepV, translated as MDWLKIAEARQEELVSELQQLIQIESILEEQHATEEMPFGPGPRAALDFMLAKGQQQGMKTKDVDHMAGHIEMGEGEALIGVLCHVDVVPAGDLSTWTYPPFAGQVADGKLFGRGAIDDKGPTMAAWLAMKMIQDEGIKLNKRVRMIIGSDEESGFRCVDRYFEKEEMPTIGFAPDADFPLINAEKGIAHLVFTSKEKPATDEQLISFKAGNRTNMVPDEAVATLTYAGANTSENFQTFLKENHVEGSFIEQGDTLIITVKGKSAHAMEPEKGRNAAVYLAKFLQEVVATDEAKTFVDFIVKLFDGDHYGSALQLNFEDDMSGPTTLNPGIVSFTENGAVIEVSMRYSVTYPFEEKMTNAQKLLQNQAFTVDVAGNSKPHYVSEDDELVQTLLNVYRKYSGDFRKPLSTGGGTYARVMKKGVAFGMLFPGEPDVAHQANEFVVVENLVKAAAIYAEAIVKLATK; from the coding sequence ATGGACTGGCTAAAAATTGCCGAAGCAAGACAAGAAGAGCTTGTCAGTGAATTACAACAGCTAATTCAAATTGAAAGTATTTTAGAAGAGCAGCATGCGACTGAGGAGATGCCATTTGGACCGGGACCACGCGCGGCACTCGATTTTATGCTTGCAAAAGGACAGCAGCAAGGCATGAAAACAAAAGATGTGGATCATATGGCGGGACATATTGAAATGGGCGAAGGGGAAGCGTTAATCGGTGTCCTTTGCCATGTGGATGTTGTACCAGCTGGTGATCTTAGTACTTGGACGTATCCACCGTTTGCTGGTCAAGTTGCGGATGGAAAGCTTTTCGGGCGTGGGGCAATTGATGATAAAGGACCAACAATGGCGGCATGGCTTGCGATGAAGATGATTCAAGATGAGGGAATTAAATTAAACAAGCGCGTACGTATGATTATTGGCTCGGATGAGGAAAGTGGCTTCCGCTGTGTAGACCGTTACTTTGAAAAGGAAGAAATGCCGACCATTGGCTTTGCACCAGATGCAGATTTTCCATTAATCAATGCAGAAAAGGGCATTGCACATTTAGTATTTACAAGTAAAGAAAAGCCAGCAACAGATGAACAGCTCATTTCATTTAAAGCTGGAAATCGTACAAATATGGTGCCAGATGAAGCAGTGGCAACCTTAACATATGCTGGTGCAAACACAAGTGAGAATTTTCAAACATTTTTAAAAGAAAATCATGTTGAAGGCTCTTTCATTGAACAGGGTGATACGCTTATAATTACGGTTAAAGGTAAATCAGCGCATGCGATGGAGCCAGAAAAAGGACGCAACGCAGCGGTGTATTTAGCGAAATTTTTACAAGAGGTTGTGGCAACAGATGAAGCGAAGACATTTGTTGACTTTATCGTAAAGCTATTTGATGGGGATCATTATGGTTCAGCATTGCAGCTAAACTTTGAAGACGATATGTCAGGCCCAACGACGTTAAATCCAGGTATTGTGTCGTTTACAGAGAATGGTGCGGTCATTGAAGTGAGCATGCGTTATTCAGTTACCTATCCATTTGAAGAAAAAATGACAAATGCCCAAAAACTACTTCAAAATCAGGCATTTACAGTAGATGTGGCGGGCAACTCCAAACCACACTATGTAAGTGAGGATGATGAGCTTGTGCAAACGCTCCTAAATGTGTACCGCAAATATAGCGGGGATTTCCGTAAACCACTTTCGACTGGTGGCGGTACGTATGCACGCGTCATGAAAAAGGGTGTAGCTTTTGGGATGTTATTCCCTGGTGAGCCGGATGTAGCACATCAGGCAAATGAATTTGTTGTCGTCGAAAATTTAGTAAAAGCAGCTGCTATTTATGCGGAGGCTATTGTAAAATTAGCAACGAAATAA
- a CDS encoding DUF871 domain-containing protein → MRRLGIAVYPQHSTVQELQDYIQLAHQNGFDRMFTCLMSVTNEQELNKLQQVNAFAKNLGFDISADIAPSVFEELGKTYRDVGYFKEQFHVSALRLDMGFSGQEEAFMSLDASNVKVELNISNGTKYVETILSYEANRDNLLGCHNFYPRKYTALSRQHFLTTSQLFKAQQIRTAAMISSQHGKFGPWEETLHGLPTVEEHRYLPITVQAKDLWNTGLIDDLIIGNMFASEQELQALGQLNRHKLELQVQPVADITAIEETIVFDEYHFNRGDVSEYMIRSTQSRVKFKQEDFSAHTVRPLQIGDVTIDNNEDVRYKGELQIVLKEMPNEGTTNIVGTIVEEERFLLQHIKPWQSFGFVK, encoded by the coding sequence ATGAGAAGGCTTGGAATTGCTGTTTATCCGCAGCATAGCACTGTACAAGAGCTTCAGGACTATATTCAGCTTGCACATCAAAACGGCTTTGACCGAATGTTTACTTGCTTGATGTCAGTAACAAATGAACAAGAGCTAAACAAGCTACAGCAAGTCAATGCATTTGCCAAAAACTTAGGCTTTGATATTTCCGCAGATATTGCGCCCTCTGTATTTGAGGAACTAGGGAAAACCTATCGCGATGTCGGCTACTTTAAAGAGCAGTTTCATGTCTCGGCATTGCGCCTAGATATGGGCTTTAGCGGGCAAGAGGAAGCCTTTATGTCTCTTGATGCGAGCAATGTTAAAGTAGAGCTGAATATTAGTAATGGCACAAAATATGTTGAAACGATTTTGTCATATGAAGCAAATCGGGATAATTTACTGGGCTGTCATAATTTTTATCCAAGAAAATACACAGCACTTTCTCGTCAACACTTTTTGACAACATCGCAATTATTTAAAGCGCAACAGATTCGAACTGCAGCGATGATTAGTTCGCAGCATGGGAAGTTTGGTCCGTGGGAGGAAACATTGCATGGGCTTCCGACAGTGGAGGAACATCGATACTTACCAATCACGGTACAGGCCAAGGATTTATGGAATACAGGGTTAATCGATGATTTAATTATTGGCAATATGTTTGCCTCAGAGCAGGAGCTACAAGCGCTTGGTCAATTAAATCGACATAAGCTAGAGCTACAAGTCCAACCGGTCGCGGACATCACAGCGATTGAGGAAACAATCGTGTTTGATGAATACCATTTTAATCGCGGCGATGTGTCAGAATACATGATTCGCAGCACGCAATCACGTGTGAAATTTAAGCAAGAAGATTTCTCGGCACACACGGTTCGACCATTACAAATTGGAGATGTAACAATTGATAACAATGAGGATGTTCGCTATAAAGGCGAATTGCAAATTGTCCTAAAAGAAATGCCGAATGAAGGGACAACAAACATCGTTGGTACAATTGTCGAGGAAGAAAGATTTTTACTTCAACATATAAAGCCGTGGCAATCATTTGGCTTTGTAAAATAA
- a CDS encoding PTS sugar transporter subunit IIC: protein MFKFLEEKFVPVAARIGNQRHLIAVRDGFIAIMPLTIAGSLAVLVNNLPIDMYQNMMNAVFGEGNWTQWGGNVWGATFAMMSILLSFTIAYNLAKGYGKDSLAAGVMGLAAYMTFGTFGEGGLSGLTTGTGGIFIAIIVSLLSSEIFCRLSGNSKLLIKMPDGVPPAVSKSFAALLPVIITISLFALVRTILSVTLEMPDIIGSFYAAVQEPFMGLTNTWTAGLILAFIPAFLWTLGVHGANIIDPFMQTINADAIAKNVAALQAGDAAPYIINKPFFDAFVNMGGSGTTIALIIAIFIFARKNKQYSTVGKLSAAPGLFNINEPLLFGLPIVLNPILFIPFILTPMVNVSIAFFVTKLGWVPVATVVAPWTIPPVLNGLLVTQHWSGAVLSLVLIVISVLIYLPFIAMANRAAKLNEQKMNEQKME from the coding sequence ATGTTCAAATTTTTAGAAGAAAAATTTGTACCAGTTGCAGCAAGGATTGGGAATCAGCGCCATTTAATTGCAGTTCGTGATGGCTTTATCGCAATTATGCCACTGACAATTGCTGGTTCGCTTGCAGTTTTAGTAAATAATTTGCCGATTGACATGTATCAAAACATGATGAATGCCGTGTTTGGTGAAGGAAATTGGACGCAATGGGGTGGCAATGTTTGGGGCGCTACTTTTGCGATGATGTCGATTCTACTCTCCTTTACAATTGCCTATAATTTGGCGAAGGGCTATGGGAAGGATAGTTTAGCTGCAGGGGTAATGGGACTTGCCGCATACATGACATTCGGTACATTTGGCGAAGGTGGGTTATCAGGGCTAACAACAGGTACAGGCGGAATATTTATTGCTATTATTGTTTCTTTACTATCTTCTGAGATATTTTGCCGATTATCTGGAAATAGCAAACTATTAATTAAAATGCCAGATGGGGTACCACCAGCAGTATCAAAATCATTTGCAGCATTATTACCAGTAATTATTACAATCAGTCTTTTTGCACTTGTACGAACAATCCTTTCAGTAACTTTAGAAATGCCAGATATTATTGGATCGTTTTATGCGGCGGTGCAAGAGCCATTTATGGGCTTAACAAATACGTGGACAGCTGGGTTAATCCTTGCCTTCATTCCAGCGTTTTTATGGACATTAGGTGTGCACGGTGCCAATATTATAGACCCATTCATGCAAACGATTAATGCCGATGCGATTGCAAAGAACGTAGCAGCACTACAAGCCGGTGACGCAGCGCCGTATATTATTAACAAGCCATTCTTTGATGCATTTGTGAATATGGGTGGCTCAGGTACAACAATCGCTTTAATTATCGCAATCTTCATATTTGCAAGAAAGAACAAGCAATATAGTACAGTTGGAAAGCTTTCCGCGGCACCAGGTTTATTCAATATTAATGAGCCATTACTATTTGGACTTCCGATTGTATTAAATCCAATTTTATTCATTCCATTTATTTTAACACCGATGGTCAATGTTTCGATTGCGTTCTTCGTCACAAAATTGGGTTGGGTTCCTGTCGCAACAGTTGTCGCACCTTGGACAATACCACCAGTTTTAAACGGATTATTAGTGACTCAGCATTGGAGTGGTGCGGTTTTAAGTTTAGTGCTAATCGTGATTTCAGTATTAATCTATTTACCATTTATTGCAATGGCCAACCGTGCAGCGAAATTAAATGAACAGAAAATGAATGAGCAAAAAATGGAGTAG
- a CDS encoding PTS lactose/cellobiose transporter subunit IIA yields the protein MLQAVMGLIVHSGNTKSECMEALKLAKNGKIREAKEKIEMANEALINAHHSQTGLLTKEASGEKVEVTMLLIHAQDHLMNAITFRDLAIEMIDLHERLGGTTI from the coding sequence ATGTTACAAGCAGTTATGGGGTTAATTGTGCACAGTGGAAATACGAAGAGTGAATGTATGGAAGCATTGAAGCTTGCTAAAAACGGTAAGATTCGTGAAGCGAAGGAAAAAATTGAAATGGCTAATGAAGCGCTAATCAATGCACATCATTCACAAACGGGGTTACTAACAAAAGAGGCAAGTGGAGAAAAGGTTGAGGTGACGATGCTACTCATCCATGCGCAGGATCATTTAATGAATGCTATTACATTTAGGGACTTAGCGATTGAAATGATTGACCTTCATGAACGCCTAGGGGGAACTACCATCTAG
- a CDS encoding PTS sugar transporter subunit IIB, with the protein MKNIMLVCVAGMSTSLLVSKMQKVAQENNVDAHIFAVAENEVDKVLAKEDVHVLLLGPQVRYLKATFEDKYKEHKFPIDTIAMVDYGMMNGDNVLNHALKLIG; encoded by the coding sequence ATGAAGAATATTATGTTAGTTTGTGTAGCTGGTATGAGCACTAGTTTACTTGTTTCAAAAATGCAAAAAGTAGCGCAGGAGAACAATGTGGATGCTCATATTTTTGCGGTTGCTGAAAATGAAGTTGATAAAGTGTTAGCAAAAGAGGATGTACATGTATTGCTGTTAGGACCGCAAGTACGTTATTTAAAAGCTACATTTGAAGATAAGTATAAAGAGCATAAGTTTCCAATCGATACCATTGCGATGGTCGATTACGGCATGATGAACGGTGACAATGTACTAAATCACGCATTAAAGCTTATTGGATAA
- a CDS encoding GNAT family N-acetyltransferase produces MEIKKVPPSDYEQIYRLRDYSFPSVYEGDKKEDFQYWVANSTTLGAYEDNLLIGQLLVLPLNLTVHGVNMPMGGIGFVATYPEHRNKGVMKQLMQQALISMRQKGQLVSVLAPYSVSFYRYFGWELFVDKMHYTIPRTAFPDFGKQQDDVKRFSFSLLDSELFSDVQQFHNAICAKKNGAMLRDTAWWKRIKRRQPTSHFAVIYEQQEVVGYLRYTIDQLTFGVQDFIVKNFAAEKALWRFMTAHAASVEKICGVTSQAEQMGFLFQEPQYKRELTRDVMVRIVDVERFLQQYNWRELDASLYVKITDPFCAWNEALYEINKYGKIAKVDEETVMKAHILELTIQQLSTLLLGYVTMERLAYLTNMTCTEEVIRQWERAIPSQTPFFYGYF; encoded by the coding sequence TTGGAAATCAAAAAAGTACCGCCTTCCGATTATGAACAAATTTACCGCTTACGGGATTATAGCTTTCCAAGTGTGTATGAAGGCGATAAGAAAGAGGATTTTCAATATTGGGTAGCCAATAGTACGACGCTTGGTGCTTATGAAGACAATCTACTAATCGGTCAATTATTAGTGCTGCCACTAAATTTGACGGTCCATGGAGTGAATATGCCCATGGGAGGAATCGGCTTTGTGGCAACCTATCCAGAGCATCGTAATAAAGGTGTCATGAAGCAATTAATGCAACAGGCATTAATAAGCATGCGACAAAAAGGGCAGCTTGTTTCTGTATTAGCACCGTATTCTGTTTCCTTTTATCGTTATTTTGGCTGGGAACTGTTTGTTGATAAAATGCACTATACGATTCCGCGTACGGCATTTCCCGATTTTGGTAAGCAACAAGATGATGTGAAGCGATTTAGCTTTTCTTTATTAGATTCAGAGCTTTTTAGCGATGTACAACAGTTTCATAATGCCATTTGTGCGAAGAAAAATGGGGCCATGCTGCGTGATACGGCCTGGTGGAAGCGGATCAAACGCCGTCAGCCGACAAGCCATTTTGCGGTTATATATGAGCAGCAGGAAGTGGTGGGCTATCTTCGTTATACGATTGATCAATTAACATTCGGGGTGCAAGATTTTATTGTAAAAAATTTTGCTGCCGAAAAAGCATTATGGCGTTTTATGACTGCCCATGCAGCTAGTGTAGAAAAAATATGCGGGGTGACTTCGCAAGCCGAGCAAATGGGCTTTTTATTTCAAGAGCCACAGTATAAGCGTGAATTGACACGTGATGTTATGGTACGAATTGTTGATGTAGAGCGATTTTTGCAACAATATAATTGGCGTGAGCTGGATGCGAGCCTCTATGTAAAAATCACGGATCCATTTTGTGCATGGAATGAAGCGCTTTATGAAATAAATAAATATGGAAAAATCGCAAAAGTTGATGAAGAAACTGTGATGAAGGCGCATATATTGGAGCTAACCATTCAACAGCTTTCAACATTACTGCTTGGGTATGTAACGATGGAGCGTTTAGCCTATTTAACCAATATGACGTGTACAGAGGAAGTTATTCGCCAATGGGAAAGAGCCATTCCGTCTCAAACACCATTTTTTTATGGATATTTTTGA
- the ptsP gene encoding phosphoenolpyruvate--protein phosphotransferase — translation MLALKGIPVSNGVAFAKAYCLVEPDLSFLKQSIQNSEAEIRRFNEAILHAKNEVEHIQEVASQKYGEDKGAIFGAHLLVLQDPELITAIVGKIEDGMNAEYALDETAQFFIHMFEAMDSDYMKERAADIHDVSKRVMARLLGVELPDYSRIKEDVIIVAKDLTPSMTTQLDPTHVKGFITDIGGKTSHTAILARTMGIPAIVGARSATADIKHGELLIIDGASGEIIIHPTSEQMAAYKQLEQQQQQFQLQLEKYRERKSVSKDGHFVELAGNIGKPQDVAAVIAVGGEGVGLFRTEFLYMDRMNLPSEEEQFAAYKEVLQAMVGKPVVVRTLDIGGDKNLPYLKLPEEMNPFLGYRAIRLCLDHQELFRPQLRALLRASIFGNLKIMFPMIATLDEFRLAKEMLLQEKGKLRAEGIAVSEEIEIGLMIEIPSAAIIADLFAKEADFLSIGTNDLIQYTLAADRMNENISNLYQPYHPAVLRLVKMIIDAGHAEGKWVGMCGEMAGDSIAIPILLALGLDEFSMSASSILPVRSQLATLSKDQLEPHVQKLLQLATAQQVEQAVKDILK, via the coding sequence ATGCTAGCCTTAAAAGGGATTCCTGTTTCAAACGGTGTAGCGTTTGCAAAGGCTTATTGTTTAGTGGAGCCGGATTTATCTTTTTTAAAGCAGTCTATTCAAAATAGTGAAGCAGAAATCCGACGTTTTAATGAAGCCATTCTTCATGCTAAAAATGAAGTGGAACATATTCAAGAAGTCGCTTCGCAAAAGTATGGGGAAGATAAAGGCGCGATTTTTGGGGCTCATCTGCTCGTGTTACAAGATCCAGAGTTGATTACTGCAATCGTAGGGAAAATTGAAGATGGCATGAATGCAGAATATGCCTTAGATGAAACGGCACAGTTTTTCATTCATATGTTTGAAGCGATGGATAGTGACTATATGAAAGAGCGTGCGGCAGATATTCATGATGTATCGAAACGTGTAATGGCCCGTTTATTAGGTGTGGAGCTACCAGATTATAGTCGAATTAAAGAGGATGTCATTATCGTAGCAAAGGATTTAACACCATCCATGACGACACAATTGGACCCAACGCATGTAAAGGGATTCATTACGGATATTGGTGGAAAAACATCGCATACAGCTATTTTAGCAAGAACAATGGGAATTCCGGCGATTGTTGGTGCTAGAAGTGCCACAGCGGATATTAAACATGGCGAACTGTTAATTATCGACGGTGCTTCAGGTGAAATTATCATTCATCCAACAAGTGAACAAATGGCTGCATATAAGCAATTAGAGCAGCAACAGCAGCAATTTCAGCTACAGCTTGAAAAATACCGGGAGCGAAAATCAGTATCGAAGGATGGGCATTTTGTAGAGCTAGCAGGAAATATTGGCAAGCCACAGGATGTTGCAGCGGTAATCGCTGTCGGTGGTGAGGGCGTTGGTCTTTTTAGAACAGAATTTCTGTATATGGATCGCATGAATTTACCGAGTGAGGAAGAGCAATTCGCCGCGTATAAAGAGGTTCTACAGGCGATGGTGGGCAAGCCGGTTGTTGTACGAACACTAGATATTGGTGGGGATAAAAACTTGCCTTATTTAAAATTACCGGAAGAAATGAATCCGTTTTTAGGCTATCGCGCGATTCGTCTTTGTTTAGACCATCAGGAGCTATTCCGTCCACAGTTACGAGCATTGTTGCGTGCTAGTATTTTTGGTAATTTGAAAATTATGTTCCCAATGATTGCTACATTAGATGAGTTTCGTCTTGCGAAGGAAATGCTATTGCAAGAAAAGGGAAAATTACGCGCAGAGGGTATTGCCGTTTCAGAGGAAATCGAAATTGGGCTAATGATTGAAATTCCGTCAGCTGCCATTATTGCGGATTTATTTGCCAAGGAAGCCGACTTTTTATCTATTGGTACGAATGATTTAATTCAATATACATTAGCGGCAGACCGTATGAATGAAAACATATCAAATTTATATCAGCCCTATCATCCAGCCGTTCTACGTTTAGTAAAAATGATTATTGATGCGGGGCATGCAGAAGGGAAATGGGTAGGGATGTGTGGTGAAATGGCTGGAGATTCAATTGCCATTCCGATTTTACTTGCACTTGGTTTAGATGAGTTTTCAATGAGCGCGTCATCCATTTTACCGGTACGAAGCCAGCTTGCGACGTTGAGTAAGGACCAGCTTGAGCCCCATGTACAAAAATTATTGCAATTAGCGACGGCACAGCAAGTCGAACAGGCTGTGAAAGATATATTGAAATAA
- a CDS encoding HPr family phosphocarrier protein, whose translation MEKTFKITAPEGLHARPAALLVTAATPFEADITLHFNGKSANLKSIMGVMAQGVVTGSTIAISAQGSDEEAALQTISEVIASKGIGEQC comes from the coding sequence ATGGAAAAAACATTTAAAATTACGGCACCAGAAGGACTTCACGCACGACCAGCGGCATTACTTGTAACGGCAGCTACGCCATTTGAGGCAGATATTACCTTACACTTCAATGGGAAATCGGCTAACTTAAAATCAATTATGGGTGTCATGGCACAGGGAGTTGTTACGGGTAGCACAATTGCCATTTCAGCACAAGGAAGTGATGAGGAAGCGGCGTTACAAACAATTAGTGAAGTGATTGCATCGAAAGGAATTGGAGAACAATGCTAG
- a CDS encoding sugar isomerase domain-containing protein, which yields MHPYVVEVQRLLATVLEKEEPVLKKVAAIIATSIQAGGIVQILGCGHSNLLALETFYRAGGLVPVRPITIEPLTLQAGAIASSKNEKNPLIIEQNAQAFQFNEHDVFLVISTSGRNCAPIDAAILAKKQGIFTCSLQSLNYRNYETAHAGGKRLEEVVDVAMNTHIPVGDGLLQHGGLQYAPASTVVSATILNTLVSMVIEILAENTVPLPVFESANVNGKSSHNADMMQKYAHRILF from the coding sequence ATGCATCCATACGTAGTAGAAGTTCAACGATTATTAGCTACTGTCCTTGAAAAAGAAGAGCCTGTTTTGAAAAAAGTGGCTGCAATCATTGCAACAAGTATTCAAGCGGGTGGTATAGTACAAATTTTGGGCTGTGGGCACTCCAATTTACTTGCATTAGAAACCTTTTATCGTGCAGGCGGGCTTGTTCCAGTTCGACCGATTACGATTGAGCCTTTAACATTACAGGCTGGCGCAATAGCGTCATCGAAAAATGAAAAGAATCCCCTAATTATTGAGCAAAATGCACAGGCTTTTCAATTCAATGAGCACGATGTCTTTTTAGTCATATCTACATCTGGGCGAAACTGTGCGCCGATTGATGCAGCCATTTTAGCAAAGAAACAGGGAATATTCACATGTTCTTTACAATCATTAAATTATCGGAACTATGAAACGGCTCATGCGGGTGGCAAGCGCCTAGAAGAAGTCGTGGATGTAGCGATGAATACGCATATACCTGTTGGCGATGGTTTACTCCAGCATGGTGGCTTGCAATATGCCCCCGCCTCAACAGTCGTAAGTGCGACCATACTAAATACATTAGTGAGCATGGTCATTGAAATACTCGCTGAAAATACAGTGCCACTTCCTGTATTTGAAAGTGCAAATGTCAATGGAAAATCATCACATAATGCGGATATGATGCAAAAATACGCGCATCGCATTTTATTTTAA
- a CDS encoding GntR family transcriptional regulator: MQTQIDKNSRIPIYGQIEEIIKKKIYSEIYKIGESIPSERELSVQFDVSRMTVRQAITNLVNSGLLYREKGRGTYVANPKLEQPLTGLRSFTEDMLARGMKPSSKIIRFEKIIPPRDVAYDLFLEPGDEAFYIVRIRSADYKPMAIERAYIPVKLLPDLDEQKLAGSFYQLVESRFPQKIGNAVQQIEASIVTKEESKLLKISPTSAVLNIKRISYLSDGFPFEMVESTYRADSYKFISEIKR, translated from the coding sequence ATGCAAACACAAATCGATAAAAATTCCCGAATTCCAATTTATGGTCAAATTGAAGAAATAATAAAAAAGAAAATTTATTCGGAGATTTATAAAATTGGCGAAAGCATTCCTTCAGAAAGGGAGCTTTCAGTTCAATTTGATGTAAGCCGTATGACCGTGAGACAGGCAATTACCAATTTAGTGAATAGTGGTTTATTATACCGCGAAAAAGGGCGAGGCACATATGTAGCCAATCCTAAACTAGAGCAGCCACTTACAGGACTACGAAGCTTTACAGAGGATATGCTCGCACGCGGTATGAAGCCCAGCAGTAAGATCATCCGCTTCGAAAAAATCATTCCACCACGCGATGTAGCATATGATTTATTTTTGGAGCCGGGCGATGAAGCATTTTACATTGTGCGCATTCGAAGCGCGGATTATAAACCAATGGCGATTGAACGAGCCTATATCCCTGTAAAGCTATTACCTGATTTAGATGAACAAAAACTAGCAGGTTCATTTTATCAGCTTGTTGAATCGAGGTTCCCACAAAAAATAGGTAATGCTGTGCAGCAAATTGAAGCATCTATTGTGACAAAGGAGGAAAGCAAGCTGTTAAAAATTAGCCCAACCTCGGCTGTGTTAAATATTAAACGCATCAGTTATTTGAGCGACGGCTTCCCTTTTGAAATGGTAGAAAGCACTTACCGAGCAGATAGCTATAAATTTATAAGTGAAATTAAAAGGTGA